Genomic window (Longimicrobium sp.):
CGCCGATCCGATGCTCTGCACGCTCTACGGCACCCGTGCGGACGAGGCGAGCGCCGCCTTCTACCACGCGCTGGCGCGGCAGGGGACGTCGCTGGACGTGCTGGCGCTGCGCGGCGGTGCCCGCGGCTTTTGCGACGCGCTGGCGGCGTCCGTCCGCCAGTCGGGTGGCGAGGTGCGGGTCGGCGCCGCGGTCCGGGCGGTCTCGGCGGACGGCTCAGGGGTGGAGATTTCGGGGGATGGGGACCCGGAGCGCTTCGACGCCGCGGTCGTGGCCCTTCCCGCCCCCGCCGCGCGCGGGCTGGCCCACGCTTCGATGCCGCGCATGGGCGATTGGTTGGGGGCCGTCCCCGTGCGGCCGACGGCGACGATCGCCGTGGTGCTCGACCGGCCGGTGGGCGCGCGCTGGTTCGGGCTGTCGTTCGCGCGCGGAGAGTCGAAGGTCCTCGCGGCCGTGTGCTCGCAGGAGGCCAAGCTCCCCGGTCTGGTGGCGCCGGGGATGGGCGTCCTCGTCGCGCTCCCGCTCCCCGAGGCGGGCGCGGCGCTGTGGGGCGCCACTGCGGAGCAGGCGCTCGCCGCCATCCTCCCCGATCTGGCGAAGCCGTTCCCCGCCATCGAGCGGATGATCCGCACCGTCCGCGTCTACCGCTGGGAGCACGGGTGGACGGTGTTCGGCGCGGGCTACCTGCACCACCTCGCGCGCCTCCGCGCCGAGCGCCCGGACGCCGACCAGCCGCGCGTCGCCTTCGCCGGCGACTACCTCGTCGCGCCGAACGTCGAGGGTGCCGTCATCTCCGGCCTCCGCGCCGCCGACCGGCTGCTGGCCGCGGAGATGTAGATCGCCATCTGCAAACAACTTACGTCCCCCGGCGACGTCATCCTGAGTCGAACACCGCGCTGCGCGCGACCACGGAGGATGAAAGGACAGTGGTCGTGAGCGCTGATGCCACAGAATGAGCGGATCAGCCTCGCGCAGTTTGCGAGGCTTCCCGTAGTTGTTGCTGCGACTTC
Coding sequences:
- a CDS encoding protoporphyrinogen/coproporphyrinogen oxidase, producing the protein MSGASAAAGMRVAVVGGGPAGLAAAFRLARGGARVTVLEAAPAWGGRTRTDEVDGCRVDTATQLFGSVYTRFLRLLREAGAGALCERTSGRDALWRRGAAHEVVYGSPTSMLASGAIPFGLKFRLGTHYLPYLHRHGDALRMDALEQAAAAGLDRESIAAWGAREMGHDFVDLLADPMLCTLYGTRADEASAAFYHALARQGTSLDVLALRGGARGFCDALAASVRQSGGEVRVGAAVRAVSADGSGVEISGDGDPERFDAAVVALPAPAARGLAHASMPRMGDWLGAVPVRPTATIAVVLDRPVGARWFGLSFARGESKVLAAVCSQEAKLPGLVAPGMGVLVALPLPEAGAALWGATAEQALAAILPDLAKPFPAIERMIRTVRVYRWEHGWTVFGAGYLHHLARLRAERPDADQPRVAFAGDYLVAPNVEGAVISGLRAADRLLAAEM